In Rhodothermales bacterium, a single window of DNA contains:
- a CDS encoding calcineurin-like phosphoesterase family protein, with translation MAVIDRRAFLARTSVFAAMAATAPTALARVLSPQTIRIRGHVTDGRRGVPGVAVSDGLQIVETDADGRYSMVTTSRQPFVFMGVPAGWQIPVSDVGTARFHAPITSAPEQRLDFRLTRAPGTDHAFVVLADTQTQNQFEMDRLHAETVPDVAQTVRDLGMENVFGVACGDIMFDDLSLYPQYEKAVSDMGIPFFQVVGNHDLDFSAFVDVASTDTFSRHFGPRYYSFDRGDVHYVVLDDVFWNNRTYMGYVDADQLVWLEADLGRVAPGLTVVVFAHIPLHGMGYARNGQSSPSAGGSVSNRAALYRLLEPFNAHVIQGHTHESEHIFEGGVHSHVLGTACGAWWSGDICHDGTPNGYGVFTVRGSTVSWQYKSTGQPMEHQLRVFERGADPAAPDEIVANVWNWDPEWAVVWYEGGDRRGVMARRRGTDPRAEKEQRGPELPEWRSWVDPVPTDHLFYAPVAEGAGPVIVEATDRFGNVYSASTMER, from the coding sequence ATGGCTGTTATTGATCGCCGCGCCTTCCTTGCCAGAACGTCCGTGTTTGCCGCGATGGCGGCAACGGCCCCGACCGCCCTCGCGCGTGTCCTGAGCCCGCAAACCATACGCATTCGCGGACATGTCACGGACGGACGCCGCGGCGTACCGGGCGTTGCTGTCTCGGACGGACTCCAGATCGTGGAGACGGACGCCGATGGACGGTATTCAATGGTAACCACATCGCGCCAGCCGTTCGTATTCATGGGTGTGCCAGCTGGATGGCAGATCCCGGTCTCGGATGTCGGGACGGCCCGCTTTCATGCACCCATCACGTCTGCGCCCGAACAGCGTCTGGACTTTCGATTGACGCGTGCGCCCGGCACCGACCACGCGTTCGTGGTGCTGGCCGATACGCAGACGCAGAACCAGTTCGAAATGGATCGTCTGCATGCCGAGACCGTGCCGGACGTGGCCCAGACGGTTCGCGATCTCGGCATGGAAAACGTGTTCGGGGTGGCGTGCGGGGACATCATGTTCGACGACCTCTCCCTGTATCCGCAGTATGAGAAAGCCGTGTCCGACATGGGGATACCGTTTTTCCAGGTGGTCGGAAACCACGATCTGGACTTCTCGGCATTCGTGGATGTGGCATCCACCGACACCTTCTCACGGCATTTCGGGCCGCGCTACTACTCCTTTGACCGGGGAGACGTGCACTATGTCGTCCTGGACGATGTGTTCTGGAACAACCGCACGTACATGGGCTATGTGGACGCCGATCAATTGGTGTGGCTGGAGGCCGACCTCGGTCGGGTGGCACCGGGGCTGACAGTCGTCGTGTTCGCGCACATACCGCTCCACGGAATGGGCTATGCCCGAAACGGGCAGTCTTCGCCCAGTGCAGGCGGGTCGGTATCCAACCGGGCCGCCCTGTACCGGCTGCTGGAGCCGTTCAATGCCCATGTCATCCAGGGACACACGCACGAGTCGGAGCACATCTTCGAGGGCGGCGTGCACTCGCATGTGCTGGGCACGGCGTGCGGGGCCTGGTGGAGTGGCGACATCTGCCACGACGGCACGCCCAACGGGTATGGCGTATTCACCGTTCGCGGCAGCACCGTGTCGTGGCAATACAAAAGCACCGGCCAACCCATGGAACACCAGCTGCGTGTTTTCGAGCGCGGCGCAGATCCTGCTGCCCCCGACGAAATCGTGGCCAATGTCTGGAATTGGGACCCCGAGTGGGCGGTCGTCTGGTACGAGGGGGGCGACCGTCGGGGGGTAATGGCCCGGCGCCGCGGCACGGACCCGCGCGCCGAAAAGGAGCAACGCGGGCCCGAGTTACCGGAATGGCGTTCGTGGGTCGATCCCGTCCCGACAGACCACCTGTTCTATGCGCCCGTTGCGGAAGGCGCGGGCCCCGTCATTGTCGAAGCCACCGACCGGTTCGGAAACGTCTACTCGGCGTCCACGATGGAGCGGTAG
- a CDS encoding MFS transporter, translated as MSIPSQTKPHLSFWQIWNISFGFLGIQFGWGLQLANLSRIFQTLGAEVDSIAILWIAAPVTGLIVQPIIGHMSDRTWGRFGRRRPYFLVGAILASLSLIAMPNSSALWMAAGLLWILDASINVSMEPFRAFVGDMLPSEQRTMGFAMQSFFIGTGSVVASLFPWMLTNWLGVPNTAASGEIPPSVMYAFYAGGAVFLGAVAWTVFRVKEYSPEEMAAFDAADATPRAPSHDLLPADRYSRLAPRWFIGGALLTGLVYLSGALEKELYILGVGLMVFALLLWFVAARTRAGNTGGLVEVFSDLFQMPPTMRKLAWVQFFSWFGLFSMFIYMTPAITSHIYQAFDTTSQAYNDGADWVGVLFGAYNGVAALFAFALPVLARRIGRSRTHIVGLTAGGLGLMSVYFMPGPEAVLISMIGVGMAWASILAMPYAILTDALPSGKFGIYMGIFNFFIVLPQIMASTIYGALLDHVFGGASIMVLITGGASFLIAALLMIRVES; from the coding sequence ATGTCCATTCCTTCCCAGACCAAGCCTCATCTGTCGTTCTGGCAGATCTGGAACATCAGTTTCGGCTTCCTCGGCATCCAATTCGGCTGGGGCCTTCAATTGGCCAACCTGAGCCGGATTTTCCAGACGCTGGGAGCGGAGGTGGACAGCATAGCCATCCTGTGGATTGCGGCGCCCGTGACCGGCCTTATCGTGCAGCCCATCATCGGCCACATGAGCGACCGGACATGGGGCCGGTTCGGCCGGCGACGTCCCTACTTCCTGGTGGGGGCCATCCTGGCTTCCCTGTCCCTGATTGCCATGCCGAATTCGTCGGCCCTGTGGATGGCCGCCGGGTTGCTCTGGATCCTGGATGCGTCGATCAACGTGTCCATGGAGCCGTTCCGGGCTTTCGTCGGCGACATGTTGCCCAGCGAGCAGCGCACCATGGGATTCGCCATGCAGAGTTTCTTCATCGGGACCGGGTCGGTCGTGGCATCGCTTTTTCCGTGGATGCTCACCAATTGGCTCGGCGTTCCGAACACCGCGGCGTCCGGAGAAATCCCGCCATCGGTGATGTATGCGTTCTACGCCGGCGGCGCGGTCTTCCTGGGTGCCGTGGCGTGGACCGTCTTCCGCGTGAAGGAGTATTCGCCGGAGGAGATGGCTGCATTCGATGCCGCCGACGCCACGCCACGAGCACCATCCCACGACCTCCTGCCTGCCGATCGATACAGCCGCCTCGCCCCGCGCTGGTTCATTGGCGGCGCGCTCCTGACGGGGCTGGTGTACCTGTCCGGCGCCCTGGAAAAGGAACTCTACATCCTGGGCGTAGGCCTCATGGTGTTCGCCCTCCTGCTGTGGTTCGTCGCCGCCCGCACGCGCGCCGGCAACACCGGCGGACTCGTGGAGGTCTTCAGTGACCTGTTCCAGATGCCCCCGACCATGCGGAAACTCGCGTGGGTCCAGTTCTTTTCGTGGTTCGGCCTGTTCTCCATGTTCATCTACATGACCCCGGCCATCACCAGTCACATCTACCAGGCGTTCGATACCACCAGTCAGGCCTACAATGACGGAGCAGACTGGGTCGGCGTGCTGTTCGGGGCCTACAACGGCGTGGCGGCCCTCTTCGCATTTGCACTACCCGTACTGGCGCGCCGGATAGGCCGGTCACGCACGCACATCGTTGGCCTTACGGCGGGCGGCCTCGGTCTCATGAGTGTGTATTTCATGCCGGGCCCCGAGGCCGTGCTCATTTCCATGATCGGCGTCGGCATGGCCTGGGCCAGTATTCTGGCCATGCCTTATGCCATCCTGACGGATGCCCTTCCCAGCGGCAAATTCGGCATCTACATGGGCATCTTCAACTTCTTCATCGTGCTGCCGCAGATCATGGCTTCCACCATCTACGGTGCCCTCCTGGATCATGTCTTTGGCGGAGCATCCATCATGGTCCTCATTACGGGCGGAGCCTCGTTCCTCATCGCCGCCCTGCTCATGATTCGGGTGGAGTCCTGA
- a CDS encoding universal stress protein: protein MKTTLLVPTDFSDNAKQALEWAYWMAEHMDARIRLLHVAELQTVAIPEMPADMFDEEESNALAAAKDVIRELGMDADRIDIEVTSANLYRPPARVIQEVALRIGVRMIVMGTHGRRGLRRLLLGSVTEEVVRHAASPVLVVPLSKKPFSKAPVSRLFVPLDFSGSTEVLVEEAGTMARVFGAKVDLFHAVDMPYLPYVGLANDPLKDIEKRALNAAGEELQELAAALHEDGLEVEVHKRTGPAGNTILEAARDNDADLIVMASHGRHGLDRMLLGSVTEKVLRGAECPVLVVRTPPES from the coding sequence ATGAAAACCACGCTTCTTGTTCCCACTGATTTCTCTGACAATGCCAAGCAGGCCTTGGAATGGGCGTACTGGATGGCCGAACACATGGATGCCCGCATCCGGCTGCTCCATGTGGCCGAATTGCAGACCGTCGCCATTCCGGAAATGCCGGCCGACATGTTCGATGAGGAAGAATCGAACGCCTTGGCCGCGGCGAAAGACGTGATCCGCGAACTGGGCATGGACGCCGACCGGATTGATATTGAAGTGACATCGGCCAACCTCTACCGGCCTCCTGCGCGCGTCATTCAGGAAGTGGCGCTGCGGATAGGGGTCCGGATGATCGTCATGGGTACGCACGGACGACGGGGCCTGCGCCGGTTGCTGCTGGGCAGTGTTACGGAAGAGGTTGTGCGCCATGCCGCCAGCCCGGTTCTGGTCGTGCCGCTTTCGAAGAAGCCTTTCTCGAAGGCCCCGGTGTCGCGGCTGTTCGTGCCGCTGGATTTTTCCGGCAGTACGGAGGTCTTGGTTGAAGAGGCCGGGACGATGGCGCGGGTGTTCGGCGCGAAGGTGGACCTGTTCCACGCGGTGGACATGCCGTATTTGCCGTATGTCGGTCTGGCCAATGATCCGCTGAAGGACATCGAAAAACGGGCGCTCAACGCGGCCGGGGAGGAGCTTCAGGAACTTGCCGCCGCGCTCCATGAGGACGGACTGGAGGTCGAGGTCCACAAACGGACCGGACCGGCCGGTAATACCATCCTGGAGGCCGCGCGGGACAACGATGCCGACCTGATCGTGATGGCGTCGCACGGTCGCCACGGTCTGGACCGGATGCTGCTCGGCAGCGTCACGGAAAAAGTCCTGCGCGGCGCGGAATGCCCCGTGCTGGTCGTCAGGACTCCACCCGAATCATGA
- a CDS encoding FtsX-like permease family protein: protein MNKPFDLEGALRTWRAFLSSDTSLSADDLDELVSHVRDEVDRRVAEGKGLEDAYRAAVASVGTLNELSAGYRSVKWAKLQDEKGMAGGLRVLSALWASNIRTSSRHLLRSPGYAAVNVLGLSLGLAACLLVSLFVLEERSFDRFHTQADRLYRVYTIQERPDRVDRQSGMSLPVGPAVQEGAAGVEHAVRILDGPAFLTTDAGTFSQEILYTDPGFFSAFSFELLQGQADRVLADPGSIVLTGETAARLFGDANPVGQLVRVKSGATESDFVVSGVVRSVPSNSTIDFEAVARMENHPTWITDGQNPDSFNHELYVLLEAGVPLDQARAKINRTGRTVLSGYSSYLNSQMGYDQVEGTALTLGLQPLVDMHLDESLPSNRSGNPVALLVLSFVALAVLGSGIINFVNLAIGRASGRTREIGIRQAIGAARKDIGNQFWAETGLLCAAALLVGVGLTAWILPGFNGFLRRDLSLDLLGSFRTWGLMASLLLGTSLVAGLWPSWILTRLDPVVALKGGTMSGRTSLTGRILVIVQFSVVVLFAVTLVTMTRQLQLLHAANPGFDEEQVVAIPVSMGLPENEQRAFMERVRVIPGVAHVASASLGLGDSRAGGRSTSIRTFNTNGVEIAAHLMDTDPEFVAALGLELVEGRAFSGLDSDRRGILVNERLFERIRGHVSVGEPLTDFEPEPEDAPIILGVVKDFHFQSLRDEMKPLIITSGMGFTRMRIYIRVIPDDVLETLAAIEAVWRDTWPDVPYMGSFLDEDVDRQYLQETRQIQLAGGAMGVAVIIACFGLLGLAVQSTTRRRKEIGVRRVLGASVGGLVMHLSKEYLMLVGIAIVIVSPLAWLAMSAWLDQFAYRTALGPGIFLVAGLGVATLAWLAVGWNTIRAARANPVSSLRSE, encoded by the coding sequence ATGAACAAACCATTTGATCTTGAGGGCGCGCTCCGCACCTGGCGTGCGTTCCTCTCGAGCGATACGTCCCTTTCCGCCGATGATCTGGACGAATTGGTATCCCATGTCCGGGACGAGGTCGACAGGCGTGTCGCGGAAGGCAAGGGGCTCGAGGACGCGTACCGGGCGGCTGTGGCGTCGGTGGGTACGCTCAATGAGCTGAGCGCCGGATATCGTTCCGTGAAGTGGGCCAAATTGCAGGATGAGAAAGGGATGGCCGGAGGCCTGCGTGTCCTGTCGGCGCTCTGGGCGTCGAATATCCGGACCAGTTCCCGTCATCTGCTTCGGAGCCCCGGATATGCCGCCGTGAATGTACTCGGTCTCTCACTCGGGCTGGCAGCCTGCCTGCTGGTGTCGCTGTTCGTCCTGGAAGAACGGTCCTTCGACCGGTTCCACACCCAGGCGGACCGGCTGTACCGGGTATACACTATCCAGGAGCGCCCCGACCGGGTGGATCGGCAATCGGGGATGTCGCTGCCTGTGGGCCCGGCCGTCCAGGAGGGGGCGGCCGGCGTGGAACACGCCGTCCGGATCCTGGACGGCCCGGCCTTCCTGACGACGGATGCCGGTACGTTCAGCCAGGAAATCCTGTACACGGATCCCGGCTTCTTCAGCGCATTCTCGTTCGAGTTGTTGCAGGGGCAGGCGGACCGCGTACTCGCCGACCCGGGCAGTATTGTCCTGACCGGGGAGACGGCGGCGCGCCTGTTCGGTGATGCAAACCCGGTGGGCCAACTGGTGCGCGTAAAATCCGGAGCGACGGAGTCGGATTTCGTGGTGTCGGGCGTGGTCCGGTCGGTCCCCTCGAACTCCACGATTGATTTCGAAGCGGTTGCACGGATGGAGAATCATCCGACGTGGATCACGGACGGTCAGAATCCCGATTCCTTCAACCACGAACTGTATGTCCTGTTGGAAGCGGGCGTACCGCTCGATCAGGCGAGGGCTAAGATCAATCGTACGGGTCGTACGGTGTTGTCCGGGTATTCCTCCTATCTGAACAGTCAGATGGGATATGACCAGGTGGAGGGTACAGCGCTGACCCTGGGATTGCAGCCTCTTGTCGACATGCATCTGGACGAATCCCTGCCGTCCAACCGGTCCGGGAATCCCGTGGCCCTGCTCGTCCTTTCTTTTGTGGCCCTTGCGGTTCTTGGCAGCGGGATCATCAATTTCGTGAACCTGGCCATCGGACGGGCATCCGGGCGGACGCGGGAAATCGGCATCCGCCAGGCCATCGGGGCGGCCCGAAAGGACATCGGCAACCAGTTCTGGGCGGAGACCGGGCTTCTGTGTGCTGCGGCGCTGCTGGTGGGTGTGGGATTGACGGCATGGATCCTGCCGGGATTCAACGGATTCCTGCGGCGCGATCTCAGCCTGGATCTGCTGGGCAGTTTCCGGACATGGGGCCTGATGGCGTCGCTGTTGCTTGGTACCTCGCTTGTGGCCGGACTGTGGCCATCCTGGATCCTCACACGCCTGGATCCGGTGGTTGCGCTGAAAGGGGGGACCATGAGTGGACGTACGTCCCTGACCGGCCGCATCCTGGTGATTGTGCAGTTCAGCGTGGTGGTCCTGTTTGCCGTAACGCTCGTCACCATGACTCGTCAACTGCAATTGCTCCACGCAGCGAATCCGGGATTCGACGAAGAGCAGGTGGTGGCCATACCGGTGTCCATGGGCCTCCCTGAGAACGAGCAGAGGGCATTCATGGAACGGGTACGCGTCATTCCCGGTGTCGCCCACGTGGCGTCGGCGTCCCTGGGTTTGGGCGATTCACGGGCAGGCGGACGGTCGACGTCCATTCGCACGTTCAACACGAACGGCGTGGAAATTGCGGCTCATCTCATGGATACCGACCCCGAATTCGTGGCTGCATTGGGTCTGGAATTGGTTGAGGGAAGGGCCTTTTCGGGCCTGGACTCCGACCGGAGGGGGATCCTGGTGAACGAACGGCTTTTCGAGCGCATCCGCGGACACGTTTCCGTTGGAGAACCCCTGACGGATTTCGAGCCCGAACCGGAGGACGCGCCGATCATCCTGGGGGTGGTCAAGGATTTCCACTTCCAGTCGCTCAGGGATGAGATGAAACCGCTCATCATCACGTCCGGCATGGGCTTCACCCGCATGCGGATCTACATCCGGGTCATTCCGGACGACGTCCTGGAAACGCTCGCCGCCATCGAAGCCGTCTGGCGGGATACCTGGCCGGACGTGCCGTACATGGGCTCGTTCCTGGATGAGGATGTGGACCGGCAATATCTCCAGGAGACCCGGCAAATCCAGCTCGCGGGCGGGGCCATGGGAGTCGCCGTCATCATTGCCTGTTTCGGTCTTCTGGGACTTGCCGTTCAGTCCACGACGCGCCGACGCAAGGAAATCGGCGTCAGGCGGGTACTCGGCGCATCGGTGGGCGGGCTCGTAATGCATCTTTCCAAAGAGTACCTCATGCTGGTCGGGATAGCGATTGTCATCGTATCGCCCCTGGCATGGTTGGCCATGTCGGCCTGGTTGGACCAATTCGCGTACCGGACAGCGCTTGGGCCGGGCATTTTCCTGGTCGCCGGACTCGGCGTTGCAACGTTGGCTTGGTTGGCCGTGGGTTGGAATACCATCCGGGCGGCACGGGCGAATCCGGTATCCTCATTGCGGAGCGAGTGA